A single region of the Austwickia chelonae genome encodes:
- a CDS encoding NADPH-dependent FMN reductase has protein sequence MTHVVLIPGSIRAGSFNAAALDRFADLVLAQEPDTRISRIDISALPYYEEGLDAADTSAPVRAARNLVAEADLVVIASPSYNGQAPGVLKNTLDWLSRPYGRSCLVGRPIAVITASPGPRGGKDAQAGLIQALQISGAVVLPTTAAIAGAAEALSTTVADTAPEALAQLSAVLGEAFGYLAQEEHAQAS, from the coding sequence GTGACCCACGTCGTGCTGATCCCCGGCAGCATCCGTGCAGGATCGTTCAATGCCGCCGCCCTGGACCGTTTCGCCGACCTCGTGCTGGCCCAGGAGCCCGACACCCGCATCTCCCGGATCGACATCTCCGCGCTGCCCTATTACGAAGAAGGGCTCGACGCCGCCGACACCTCGGCACCGGTGCGCGCCGCCCGCAACCTGGTCGCCGAAGCCGACCTCGTCGTCATCGCCAGCCCCTCCTACAACGGCCAGGCCCCCGGAGTACTGAAGAACACCCTCGACTGGCTCTCCCGCCCCTACGGCCGCAGCTGCCTCGTCGGCCGCCCCATTGCCGTGATCACGGCTTCTCCCGGTCCGCGCGGCGGAAAAGACGCGCAAGCCGGCTTGATCCAAGCGCTCCAGATCTCCGGAGCTGTCGTGCTGCCGACCACCGCAGCGATCGCTGGCGCGGCTGAAGCCCTGTCCACAACGGTCGCGGACACCGCCCCTGAAGCTCTCGCGCAGCTCTCCGCAGTGCTGGGCGAGGCCTTCGGGTACCTCGCCCAGGAAGAACACGCTCAAGCCAGCTGA
- a CDS encoding S1 family peptidase: MNKRIGATLALLSSAALLPAAAPLTAQAADEKKSEELSTIQEMSAEWLSKSYGLDGEEAKRRVKDQDGHAQKAKDIEGDLGDKTAGSFIDQKRGKLVVTVTDEKAVDKVKEKDKNADVRVVKNSASKLSDSKKNAEDKVGDKMAASYVDVERNVVVLTVPKDKAEEAKKQVKDVQGVEVQEVEATIEAQANLYGGQEIQFGRSVCSVGFPASKDGKNVFITAGHCAAGGQAFRRNGQNLGKPVKYNFPGPDMAYSTMENGWNGVGAVDHWNGKAVAVSGSQEAPVGATVCKSGRTTRWTCGVIQAKNVTVRYGKPGGGQDIVRGMTQANVCSEGGDSGGSWIAGNQAQGVTSGGAGYGPNKSCGEKVGRPNVAYFQPLNPILKDYGLKLTTHNGKGGGDNGGGDRNRDNRKGGRY; encoded by the coding sequence ATGAATAAGCGCATCGGAGCGACTCTCGCCCTGCTGTCCAGCGCGGCGCTTCTCCCTGCTGCCGCTCCCTTGACCGCCCAGGCCGCTGACGAGAAGAAGTCCGAAGAACTCTCCACCATCCAGGAGATGTCCGCCGAATGGCTGTCGAAGTCCTACGGGCTCGACGGCGAAGAAGCCAAGCGTCGCGTCAAGGACCAGGACGGACACGCACAGAAGGCGAAGGACATCGAGGGCGACCTCGGTGACAAGACCGCCGGAAGCTTCATCGACCAGAAGCGCGGCAAGCTCGTCGTCACCGTGACCGACGAGAAGGCTGTCGACAAGGTCAAGGAGAAGGACAAGAACGCCGACGTCCGCGTCGTCAAGAACTCCGCCTCCAAGCTGAGCGACTCCAAGAAGAACGCTGAGGACAAGGTCGGCGACAAGATGGCCGCCTCCTACGTCGACGTTGAGCGCAACGTCGTCGTCCTCACCGTCCCCAAGGACAAGGCCGAAGAGGCCAAGAAGCAGGTCAAGGACGTCCAGGGCGTTGAGGTCCAGGAAGTCGAAGCCACCATCGAGGCCCAGGCCAACCTCTACGGCGGCCAGGAGATCCAGTTCGGTCGTAGCGTCTGCTCCGTCGGCTTCCCTGCCAGCAAGGACGGCAAGAACGTCTTCATCACCGCTGGTCACTGTGCAGCTGGCGGCCAGGCCTTCCGCCGCAACGGCCAGAACCTGGGCAAGCCGGTGAAGTACAACTTCCCCGGACCTGACATGGCTTACAGCACCATGGAGAACGGCTGGAACGGCGTCGGCGCTGTCGACCACTGGAACGGCAAGGCCGTTGCGGTTTCCGGCAGCCAGGAGGCACCCGTGGGCGCCACCGTCTGCAAGTCCGGCCGCACCACCCGCTGGACCTGTGGCGTCATCCAGGCCAAGAACGTGACCGTGCGTTACGGCAAGCCCGGTGGCGGCCAGGACATCGTCCGCGGCATGACCCAGGCCAACGTCTGCTCCGAGGGTGGCGACTCCGGTGGCTCCTGGATCGCGGGCAACCAGGCTCAGGGTGTCACCAGTGGTGGCGCTGGCTACGGACCGAACAAGTCCTGTGGTGAGAAGGTCGGCCGCCCGAACGTGGCCTACTTCCAGCCGCTGAACCCGATCCTGAAGGACTACGGCCTGAAGCTCACCACCCACAACGGTAAAGGTGGCGGCGACAACGGTGGCGGCGACCGCAACCGCGACAACCGCAAGGGCGGCCGTTACTGA
- a CDS encoding helix-turn-helix domain-containing protein: MLSFGSRLRAARLEKGMSQEQLGAPLFSRSYMSLVESGQRPPTHEVIVHVAERLGLDPVILEKWHALEGQAFDIEVAIAQIEVLSAFVENDFDDVRTWAGRLRALTDDEQRLGLWWVSSYVRILCDFSAGAYSSAKETAQSLRQHISSSLSPQLSGRVDSLLAQILRANGDLEEAVAAAESAVGALSGLDSTESAYISSRVVLASCLGELGRTDEALGHLDSLGLVSPDKVSQLDWGKTHWARGNLYFLNGDHAAGCREHDLAIPLIDPVRHLRLWGRLHRSSATMRIKSGGPIDDVPGLLAKADMVEQISPTTTGMAELTIARGMYWAAREEWNAAFTALHAGLIDAEALAPQTRADAYETLGEVTARCGRVAEAADHFARATALFTQVGAHARAAQIREERQLSW; encoded by the coding sequence ATGTTGTCCTTCGGCAGTCGCCTGCGCGCGGCACGCCTCGAAAAGGGGATGTCGCAGGAACAACTGGGTGCGCCCTTGTTCTCCCGCAGCTACATGTCGCTGGTCGAGTCGGGGCAGCGGCCACCGACCCACGAAGTCATCGTGCACGTCGCCGAACGGCTCGGGCTCGACCCGGTCATCCTGGAGAAGTGGCACGCGCTGGAAGGGCAAGCCTTCGACATCGAAGTAGCCATAGCCCAGATCGAGGTGCTCTCGGCCTTCGTGGAGAACGACTTCGACGATGTGCGTACCTGGGCGGGTCGCTTGCGTGCGCTCACCGATGACGAGCAGCGGCTCGGACTGTGGTGGGTCTCCTCGTACGTACGTATCTTGTGCGACTTCTCCGCAGGGGCCTACTCCTCGGCGAAGGAGACCGCTCAATCCCTACGGCAGCACATCTCCAGCTCGCTCTCGCCGCAGTTGTCCGGACGGGTCGACTCCCTGCTCGCCCAGATTCTGCGGGCCAATGGCGACCTCGAGGAAGCCGTGGCCGCTGCCGAATCCGCCGTGGGAGCGCTCTCCGGCCTGGATTCCACCGAATCGGCGTATATCTCCTCCCGGGTGGTGCTCGCTTCCTGCCTCGGAGAACTCGGCCGCACGGATGAAGCACTCGGCCATCTTGATTCACTCGGGCTGGTCTCGCCGGACAAGGTGAGTCAACTCGACTGGGGAAAAACTCACTGGGCGCGAGGGAACCTCTATTTCCTCAACGGAGACCATGCCGCCGGATGCCGCGAACACGATCTGGCCATTCCGCTGATCGACCCGGTACGTCACCTCCGCTTGTGGGGGCGGCTCCACCGCTCGTCGGCGACGATGCGGATCAAATCCGGCGGGCCGATCGACGACGTCCCAGGCCTGCTTGCCAAAGCCGACATGGTGGAACAGATCAGTCCGACCACGACCGGAATGGCCGAGCTGACGATCGCTCGCGGGATGTACTGGGCCGCCCGCGAGGAATGGAATGCTGCCTTCACCGCATTGCATGCCGGATTGATCGACGCGGAAGCTCTCGCTCCGCAGACCAGGGCTGACGCCTATGAAACGCTCGGCGAAGTGACTGCTCGCTGCGGAAGGGTGGCCGAAGCCGCTGATCATTTCGCGCGAGCTACGGCCTTGTTCACCCAAGTGGGGGCACATGCCCGTGCCGCGCAGATCCGGGAGGAACGACAGCTCTCGTGGTGA